A genomic stretch from Psilocybe cubensis strain MGC-MH-2018 chromosome 1, whole genome shotgun sequence includes:
- a CDS encoding putative ubiquitin-conjugating enzyme E2 23 yields MSALPSTKPQAKGSKLFQQDIVAKISDPDYYGIVLRCWHDNEDFPPPPVADPMMRPLSYGEVGVTFISHDREREILPESQLRLVDRTLQPGDYCKRSFDDVRAGVVTEMKVKGKIKHAINAQKIGRSFTTSDLVDKTNAEVGDYVVYDDWVGQVFSQYLVQRPSGAIFQLPEMGSRFAVGESGTNIVSNISEEKDNGGKDIVIALYHSVYVVAWLALNQSLDPSVSASKKRPQRFWFGEDIGKLTLIRGRSDLEMRVGDRVQPKDLTDIPVSEHGPAPKVGQGRLVTTCVVTETLTEVTVLWQNGITEVVKPGDYVLWKNEETIHPAVVQSVNAKERTALVLLPESGAVELVPLLELDAHGTSEHAGNDPHTEVFGVRRGDFVFVHAPGTTNGLQKPRVPRIGEVEAWVREDPFDYAGWRQELCDIGLEIAPKREQTTCGHGSMQRPVKHDGKLLWCGEVTGLNLDGTVQVTHPDSSIQVYPLDRLTKLYDGIEQLEDDVWDEGSDGEHSYTDEEEWAMNEDVEWDNAMDTRVSDDEDDAIQVDEELRSPEHGMPGDDEEISPNVSHNMGPVAEAIFQNPDLSTEGQTADNHIDDISDGIQWKRFEILPSAPSDHHFYSTPPTQVSRAFLSRLSREYRVLRSSLPGKYNQSFYKLFSFIYVFISLDSIVVRAYEDRTDLLRCLIIGPENTPYEDAPFVIDWLLDSNFPQGPPVAHFHSWTNGNGRVNPNLYEEGKVCLSILGTWSGDKDEIWSAARSSLLQTFVSIQGLVLVKEPWFCEPAFDKLRGTEEGTVNSRLYSEKAYVLSRAFVRRALEIPPGGLEPEIRTFYFKEKRLAKVLKDAERLIQKSRASQEVLPAEQDVAVPRLSAGGIISLERTLVKLRSFLLSGI; encoded by the exons ATGTCCGCCTTGCCATCAACGAAACCGCAGGCTAAAGGAAGTAAG CTCTTTCAGCAGGACATCGTAGCGAAAATTTCGGATCCCGACTACTATGGCATAGTTTTG CGGTGTTGGCACGATAATGAAGAttttcctccacctcctgtAGCTGATCCAATGATGCGACCTTTATCATACGGCGAAGTTGGTGTCACTTTCATATCTCATGACAGAGAGAGGGAGATACTTCCTGAATCCCAACTTCGCCTAGTAGATCGTACCCTTCAGCCTGGCGATTACTGCAAACGCTCCTTTGATGACGTCCGAGCTGGGGTAGTCACCGAGATGAAGGTCAAAGGAAAGATCAAGCATGCTATAAATGCACAAAAAATAGGCAGATCATTTACTACATCCGATTTGGTGGACAAAACGAATGCAGAAGTTGGGGATTACGTCGTTTACGATGATTGGGTTGGCCAG GTATTCAGTCAGTATCTCGTCCAACGTCCTTCCGGGGCCATTTTTCAATTACCTGAAATGGGATCGCGGTTTGCTGTTGGGGAATCCGGTACT AATATTGTCAGCAATATCTCGGAAGAAAAGGATAATGGTGGGAAGGATATTGTGATAGCTCTGTATCACAGCGTTTATGTCGTTGCATGGCTCGCTCTAAACCAGTCT CTCGATCCATCTGTTAGTGCATCTAAAAAGCGGCCTCAACGCTTTTGGTTCGGGGAAGACATTGGTAAATTGACTCTAATTCGAGGCCGCTCCGACCTGGAGATGCGTGTTGGTGATCGTGTCCAACCCAAGGATCTCACGGACATACCTGTGTCAGAGCACGGTCCAGCTCCAAAGGTTGGCCAAGGTCGCCTTGTAACCACTTGTGTGGTCACCGAAACTTTGACAGAAGTTACCGTACTATGGCAAAATGGAATAACGGAAGTTGTAAA GCCCGGAGATTACGTTTTGTGGAAAAACGAGGAGACCATCCATCCCGCTGTTGTACAATCTGTCAATGCGAAGGAGAGGACTGCCCTGGTTCTTTTACCGGAGAGCGGCGCAGTTGAATTGGTTCCATTGCTGGAATTGGACGCACATGGCACCTCGGAGCATGCTGGCAACGATCCACATACTGAAGTTTTTGGCGTCCGTCGCGGTGATTTTGTCTTTGTACATGCACCTGGTACAACAAATGGACTGCAAAAACCCAGAGTGCCGCGAATCGGCGAAGTGGAAGCTTGGGTTCGAGAAGACCCGTTCGATTATGCGGGATGGAGACAAGAATTATGCGATATTGGGCTAGAAATCGCTCCTAAACGGGAACAAACCACTTGTGGTCATGGATCCATGCAACGGCCGGTGAAACACGACGGAAAGTTGCTTTGGTGCGGCGAAGTGACTGGT CTAAATTTGGATGGTACTGTACAGGTTACCCATCCTGATTCAAGCATTCAGGTATATCCGTTGGATCGATTGACAAAACTTTATGACGGCATCGAACAACTGGAAGACGACGTTTGGGACGAAGGTTCCGACGGAGAACATTCTTACACTGACGAAGAAGAGTGGGCGATGAACGAGGATGTTGAATGGGATAATGCAATGGATACTCGCGTTTcagatgatgaggatgacgcCATCCAAGTGGACGAAGAGCTACGGTCGCCTGAACACGGCATGCCaggagacgatgaagaaatAAGCCCGAATGTGTCGCACAATATGGGCCCTGTGGCAGAAGCCATTTTTCAGAACCCTGATTTGTCCACCGAAGGGCAAACTGCCGATAATCACATCGATGATATCTCGGATGGGATTCAATGGAAGCGTTTCGAAATTCTGCCTTCCGCACCCTCTGATCATCATTTCTACTCAACACCCCCTACTCAAGTTTCACGCGCCTTTCTTAGTCGCCTTTCTCGGGAATACCGAGTTCTGCGCAGCAGCCTTCCAGGCAAATATAACCAATCTTTTTATAAACTTTTCTCCTTCATTTATGTTTTTATCTCTCTAGATTCTATTGTGGTCAGAGCGTATGAAGATCGGACCGATCTACTTAGGTGTCTTATTATCGGGCCCGAAAATACACCCTACGAAGACGCCCCCTTCGTCATAGATTGGCTCTTGGATTCCAATTTCCCCCAGGGCCCTCCTGTAGCACATTTTCACAGTTGGACTAATGGCAACGGTCGAG TGAATCC TAACTTGTACGAGGAAGGAAAAGTCTGCCTATCGATCCTCGGAACGTGGAGCGGGGACAAGGACGAAATTTGGAGCGCTGCACGCTCCTCCTTGTTGCAAACCTTTGTTTCTATTCAAGGCCTGGTTCTCGTTAAGGAGCC ATGGTTTTGTGAGCCGGCATTTGACAAGTTGAGGGGAACAGAAGAGGGAACAGTTAATAG CCGACTTTACAGCGAGAAAGCTTATGTTTTATCCCGTGCATTTGTTCGACGTGCACTAGAGATCCCACCTGGGGGATTGGAGCCAGAAATACGAACTTTCTATTTCAAGGAGAAACGTTTAGCCAAAGTTCTCAAAGATGCTGAAAGACTTATCCAAAAAAGTCGAGCAAGCCAGGAAGTTTTGCCTGCTGAACAAGATGTTGCCGTCCCGCGCTTATCAGCAGGGGGTATCATTTCTTTGGAAAGGACATTGGTCAAATTGCGCTCTTTTCTTCTGTCGGGAATATAA